From Yersinia hibernica, a single genomic window includes:
- the dadX gene encoding catabolic alanine racemase DadX produces the protein MPRPISATLDLSALHHNLSLVRQRAGTAKIWSVVKANAYGHGLARVWPGLAATDGFALLDLHEAILLREQGWKGPILLLEGFFQPQDLVLLDHYRLTTAVHSDWQLEAIKTARLTAPLNIYLKLNSGMNRLGFPIGQAQAVWQWAKSLSNVAEVTLMSHFANADNVIGADEQYAQIQQASGHIPAARCFANSAALLRYPQSHHDWVRPGIILYGASPSGDTADIAGLGLRPVMRLHSEIIAVQSLSAGQGVGYGSRYRANSSQRIGVVACGYADGYPRLAPSGTPIMVDGVLTHTVGSISMDMLTVDLTPCPPAQIGSKVEIWGENVPIDNVAQAAGTVGYELMCALAARVSVVTKRTE, from the coding sequence ATGCCTCGCCCAATATCTGCCACGTTAGATTTATCTGCGCTACACCATAATTTGAGTCTTGTTCGTCAACGTGCCGGCACCGCTAAAATCTGGTCGGTCGTTAAAGCTAATGCCTATGGTCATGGATTAGCGCGGGTTTGGCCGGGGTTGGCGGCAACCGATGGATTCGCCTTATTGGATTTACACGAAGCCATCCTGCTGCGAGAACAGGGCTGGAAAGGGCCTATTTTATTGCTTGAGGGATTTTTTCAGCCACAAGATTTAGTGCTGTTGGATCACTACCGCCTGACCACTGCTGTCCACAGCGATTGGCAACTGGAGGCGATTAAAACCGCTCGCCTGACGGCTCCGCTGAATATTTACTTGAAACTCAATAGCGGTATGAATCGTTTAGGTTTTCCTATTGGTCAGGCGCAGGCCGTGTGGCAATGGGCAAAAAGTTTGAGCAATGTGGCCGAAGTGACCTTAATGAGCCACTTTGCTAATGCGGATAATGTTATTGGTGCCGATGAACAATATGCTCAGATTCAACAGGCCAGTGGCCATATTCCAGCGGCTCGTTGCTTTGCCAACTCGGCGGCACTCTTGCGTTATCCGCAAAGCCATCACGACTGGGTGCGCCCGGGGATTATTCTCTATGGCGCGTCGCCCAGTGGCGATACGGCTGATATTGCCGGGCTGGGCTTACGGCCAGTGATGCGGTTGCACAGTGAAATTATTGCGGTGCAATCCTTATCTGCAGGGCAAGGTGTGGGCTATGGTAGCCGCTATCGTGCTAATAGTTCGCAGCGCATTGGTGTGGTGGCTTGCGGTTATGCCGATGGCTACCCCCGTCTGGCGCCCAGTGGAACCCCGATAATGGTAGACGGCGTTTTGACCCACACCGTAGGGTCCATTTCAATGGACATGCTGACGGTCGATTTAACCCCCTGCCCACCGGCGCAGATTGGCAGTAAAGTCGAGATATGGGGCGAAAATGTGCCTATCGATAATGTGGCGCAAGCCGCCGGCACTGTTGGGTATGAATTGATGTGTGCGCTGGCCGCCAGAGTCAGTGTCGTGACCAAGCGCACAGAGTGA